In the Zingiber officinale cultivar Zhangliang chromosome 5A, Zo_v1.1, whole genome shotgun sequence genome, ctattcctattcctattcctataattcaaacattaacaatgacaattaaTGATTTTCATTCCCATTTCCTACTCCTATTTCCCTAAACCAAATAcctctgaatatatatataactcattATTCATTACTGCTCTCATAACTCTTGAAGGTAGTGTTATTAATGTGACTCAAGAAGTTCCAAGAAGACTGCTGCATGCATTCAAGACTTATAGAAGCTATCAACTTTTTTACTCTTTGtattatatattttgtatttgtgtATTATCAAAAAAGATTAGATTTGTCAAAGACTTTCCATCTTTGAAAGGTTGGAGATAGGATCAGGAAAAAAAATAGTGGGTCACATTCAAGATTAAGTAGGAACCTTGAGAGGCTACTGAACCACGTAATCATGATTTGTCTgtatttatatttaattattattattagtttatattttattttatttttattgcgCACTAACAATCCAAAACGATTAAGTAAAAATAAGTGAAGCGTTATTCATCCCCTCTAATGCATTCTCAATTCTATATTCTCTAATAGCACTCAGGTTTTAACACTATAAGAAGGATCGATAAGTAGAAAGAGAGGGTGAAAGGTCACAAAAATTTAGAGATAAAAACTATTCAAGTGTAAAGGTTAAGTAAAATATACAATGAAAAAAAATAACCAAAGTAAAGCAACCGTAAAACAAGTATTTAACCTGGTTGAAGCGCCAAGTCATACTCCATGGCCAACTAAATCATTATGTGAGTCACTCCAAAATATCTCTAGTTTATTCTTCTCCCGAAGGCTAGAGGGAGAGAAACCTTATACAATTCTTTACTTTATAGTCTTCAAATCAAATTTGAATAAATTCTATCTAATTCCAATGAAAATCAAATCTCACAAATCAACTAGAACATTAATTCCGACAGAGAGCAGGCTATTTTTATTTTGCAGATTCAATTTTCAGTTACATAGCACAACATACATAACTGAAATAAGTAGCAGTTTTGGGAAAGAAAGACAAAATGCACAAGTCGTCAGAAGGCCAAGGCACTGGCAGCGGCGTGGGCCATCAATTGAGGACTGAGCCGAACCATGAGGACGCAGAACTCCTGCTCGCTGAGCGCGCCGTCGCCGTCGACGTCGCCCTCCCGGAGCATGTCCCGTAGCTCGTCGTCGGAAAGTCCGTCGAGCCCTAAGCTCGCGGCGTTGCGCTTGAGGCTGTCGAAGGTGATGAGGCGGCGGCGGGGGTCCATGAGCAGGCGGAAGCCGTTGCATAGCTCCTCCATCAGCCCTTCCTCGCCGAGCCTCTCCGCCATGATGGGAAGGAAGTCCTCGAACTCCACCGGTGCCCTCCGCTGCTCCATCCGAGCAATCAGCTGTTGGAATTGGAGTCGGAGGAAAGGGGGGACGACTAAATAGGCCGTGGCCGTCAGATGTTTCCAGGAAATGGACGCCGTACGCGGCGGATCCAGCCGAATGACAGCCGAGCTAAGATTTTTGAAAACGCGAAGCGGATGCGCGTTGACGGCGTCCCCTGTTCTAGCTTTTACGATGCGACTGTCTCCCAGATTCCCATCTATCTACCATGAAATTTTAGGTGATGGTAGTGTTGGATTTTGCTAGTTGGAGATTCAATTTCTGAGAAGCAACGCTTGAGTTTCGCTTCGCTGGCCCCTGGAGTTGACTCGGAGGAGGGAGACAAAAAGTCAACAGGCAAGTTAGAGTTGTAAATGGATACGTGAATGGATATGGTAATGACGCCGTTGATTTTGAGTTGCTCAGATATCTCTAATAGTTACATCTctccatcattttttttttttaatttacaataTGCTACATCAATACCatattaaaagtaaaaaaaatcctattattaaaaataatcaaaaaatctccatataattttttttatggatCTTATATTACAAATCacatatctttattttttttcatttaatatctctctatataatttttacttaatattttaattaattcccatctttaatttaatttatttgaaatttctaattaataaattaatgaacttatgatttttaatttaatttataattttaatttaatatttaattaacttttggattttaatttaattatagtgtattttttttaacttaccaaacatatttattttcaaaagaaagatgtataatttaactattaagtaaatatttaattattttaaaaagttaaatatgtaatattattttttgattaaTGGCTCCATctccaaagaaaaaaaaataaaaataaaatctattcTTAACTAAAAATCTCAAAATTTATCTCTCATACTCatttagagttttttttaaagcttttttaattttataaacctTTGAAAAAAACTTGCGCATGGGAGATAGTCTTAGAAATGAAGATTTATTTATTCTTGGGGTTGTTGGATGGATAAGGTGGCGTCAGCTCATTCTCGAAGATTGGCGCACGTATCACGCTAGCTGTGATAAAGAGTAAGGAATTTCTTACTTTCACATGGCATCTCCTATTCTCCTTAATTTGCCTCTCGATTGATTCTGGCAACCATCAACCAGTTGAATTCCAAACACACGgttaacaacaacaataacaacaagtcTCATTCTCTTATTCTTCTTATTTCCACCTCAATATATATTATCTGGTCTACACTATCCTCTATTGAATTTTCAACTGTAACGCTTCTTCAACCCTTGCCATCCTATccatctttatttttttactcATGTTTTGTCAATGCAACATTCGTAGATTTTGATTATGAGAGAGATAACGGAGGATTTATAATTTATAGCCTAATGCAATAAAAATACTCAGCATACAATAGGCAAACAATCACGATACAGTATAGAAGTTGCAAATATGCTTGACGCCATCAATCACGATACTTTGCCCCAAATCAATTTTGTCTTCTAGATACTTTGGCCCCAAATCCTCAGACATGCCCCCCTCTGGTAGGCGTCGGTAATCGAGGACCATGCCATTGACACAATCTAGAGGCAAACTCATAAAAGTAACAGGATCAATTGGATCGAGGGAATTCTGAATCTTTATTTCTCTTTGAGCTCTCAATTCTTTTATTCACCGGAGTTGATTTGAGTGTCGAAGGGGCTTTGCTAGACACATCCGGTGCCCTTAACACCTGTTACTTTACGCAGGTTGGACAGAATGTGCAGGAGACTTCGTTAATAATATCCAACAATAAAACATGAATCAGATTTACTAATCAATACTGAACATTTTTCAGTAATTAAATGCTCAGAATTCTTTAAGGgattattatgttttttttttctttctttattacaGAAAAAGAAACTAGTATTAAGTGTCTATCTTTCAGGACACATTCAAAATCATGTTCAACGGGAAGAGAGAAAGGAAGGATTCAGAACCGCCCGTAACTGCCATGCAACTGTTTTTATCCTGCGAAATTCGACGACGATAGATACTCTGCCCTGCCCTGCCCTGCCCTGCCCTCACCTGCCTTAATCCCATCTTTCCAATTTTCGGTTTCCAGTCCAACTTTTGCACTAGTCATAGAAGGAGTGGCGTCTGAGATGACTTCCACCGACCGATGCCGACTCCCTGTCTGGCTGTCTCCGGCCTGCCGCCGTTCATATCTGGCAGAATTCATCTCCACCTTCTTCTTCGTCTTCGCTGCCGTCGGCTCCACGATCTCCGCCCGTACATACTAACTCGATCGGCAATAATGTAATTATTCATTGTTGAGTCTAAATGAAACTACTACAAATGATCCATTTTCAGGAATGCTAACTCCCGACGTTACGTCGGAAGCCTCGTCACTTGTTGCGACGGCGCTAGCGCAGGCCTTTGCCCTGTTCGTATCCGTCTACATTGCCAGCGACGTCTCCGGCGGCCACGTCAACCCCGCGGTCACGTTCGGCCTCGCTGTCACCGGCCACATCAGCGTTCCCATGGCCCTCCTCTACTGCATTGCTCAGTTGCTAGGCGCCACCTTCGCCTGCTTCCTCCTCTGGGTCGCCTCAGCCGGACAGGCGATCCCCACGACAGGGATAGGGGCGGAGATGACTGGGTTTGGTGGGGCGGTGGTGGAAAGCGTTATCACCTTCGTGCTGGTGTACACGGTGTACGAAGCGGCGGACCCGAGGGGTGGTGGAAGCGGTGGCGAGAGGAGGAGAAACGGGGAGCGAAGGGTGGCGGCGTCTCTGGCTGCGGCGCTCGCTGCGGGGGCGTGCGTGCTGGCGGCCGGTTCCTTGACGGGTGGGTCGATGAACCCGGCACGGTCTTTCGGACCGGCCGTCGTCAGCGGCAACTTCAAGAACCAAGCGGTCTACTGGGTCGGGCCTCTAGTCGGTGCGGCCCTCGCTGCCCTGCTGCACCAGATGGTGGTCTTCCCTTCCCCTTTTCCCGCCGTGGACTCCAATTCCACCTCCAGCGTTACGATGGCGGTGTAGAAGAAAGATAGCTTTCCCGCcttcatatataattaattttagcaTTATAAGAAAGCTAATTAAACTGTTTAAT is a window encoding:
- the LOC121983158 gene encoding calcium-binding protein KIC-like, with product MEQRRAPVEFEDFLPIMAERLGEEGLMEELCNGFRLLMDPRRRLITFDSLKRNAASLGLDGLSDDELRDMLREGDVDGDGALSEQEFCVLMVRLSPQLMAHAAASALAF
- the LOC121979917 gene encoding probable aquaporin TIP5-1, whose translation is MTSTDRCRLPVWLSPACRRSYLAEFISTFFFVFAAVGSTISARMLTPDVTSEASSLVATALAQAFALFVSVYIASDVSGGHVNPAVTFGLAVTGHISVPMALLYCIAQLLGATFACFLLWVASAGQAIPTTGIGAEMTGFGGAVVESVITFVLVYTVYEAADPRGGGSGGERRRNGERRVAASLAAALAAGACVLAAGSLTGGSMNPARSFGPAVVSGNFKNQAVYWVGPLVGAALAALLHQMVVFPSPFPAVDSNSTSSVTMAV